The following coding sequences are from one Leptospira mayottensis 200901116 window:
- a CDS encoding D-alanine--D-alanine ligase translates to MAKIAVFFGGSSTEHSISIRTGCFICRTLHTMGHSVKPILLTKDGSWVVPLQYRISIPYEAANSSDLFEEEFQKANGVSKTDFISNLDADIVFLGLHGGRGEDGSIQGFLRILGIPYTGSGVTASAIAMDKTRANQIFLQSGQKVAPFFEVEKLEYTNSPEETVTKLMNLGFPQFLKPVEGGSSVSTYKITNREQLFRQLTLMFESDFKIMSQSFLAGIEVSCGVLERYRNGKLERIALPATEIVPGGEFFDFESKYKQGGSREITPARISKQEMTRVQELAIDAHTSLGCKGYSRSDFIIVDGEPHILETNTLPGMTETSLIPQQAKAAGITMEEVFADLIEIGLKHSLH, encoded by the coding sequence TTGGCTAAAATCGCGGTTTTTTTTGGTGGTAGTTCTACGGAACACAGTATTTCGATTCGAACGGGTTGTTTTATTTGTAGAACTCTGCATACGATGGGGCATTCGGTCAAACCCATTCTCTTGACTAAAGACGGAAGTTGGGTGGTTCCTTTACAATATCGGATATCGATTCCGTATGAAGCGGCGAATTCTTCGGATTTGTTTGAGGAAGAATTTCAAAAAGCAAACGGTGTATCTAAAACGGATTTTATTTCCAACTTGGATGCAGATATCGTTTTTCTAGGCCTTCATGGTGGAAGAGGAGAGGACGGAAGTATTCAAGGTTTCCTAAGAATACTAGGCATTCCTTATACAGGTTCCGGAGTCACCGCTTCCGCGATTGCAATGGATAAAACCAGAGCCAATCAGATTTTTTTACAGTCTGGTCAGAAGGTCGCTCCTTTTTTTGAAGTCGAGAAATTAGAATATACAAATTCTCCCGAGGAAACTGTCACCAAGTTGATGAATTTAGGATTTCCTCAATTTTTAAAGCCGGTGGAGGGTGGTTCGAGTGTTTCCACGTATAAAATTACGAACCGAGAGCAACTTTTCCGCCAACTTACTCTTATGTTTGAATCTGATTTCAAAATAATGAGCCAGTCCTTTTTGGCTGGAATCGAAGTTTCCTGCGGAGTTTTGGAAAGATACAGAAACGGAAAATTGGAACGGATCGCGTTACCCGCTACCGAAATCGTTCCCGGGGGTGAATTTTTCGACTTCGAATCTAAATACAAACAAGGCGGTTCGCGCGAAATTACTCCCGCAAGGATTTCGAAACAGGAGATGACACGTGTGCAGGAACTTGCGATAGACGCGCACACCTCACTCGGGTGCAAGGGATATTCAAGAAGCGATTTTATCATCGTAGACGGGGAACCCCATATTTTGGAAACCAACACGTTACCCGGAATGACGGAGACCAGCTTGATTCCACAACAGGCAAAAGCCGCGGGGATTACGATGGAGGAAGTGTTTGCTGATCTAATAGAGATCGGACTGAAACATTCTCTCCATTAG
- a CDS encoding MlaE family ABC transporter permease has product MTEPIKEKLTEFFYASGFTILLVYESILNLPHSFFKRKEILDQMYITGVGSISVVSIVAIFTGMIMSLNTGLGLKDFGAEGQIGLLMTITLTREMSPFMTALILAASIGSAMAAEIGTMKISEEIDALEVMSIDPVRYLIFPRILGFSIMVPVLCVYSTILGILGGAIVGYFQLGIDYFTYFRDVFDRVSSIPGLKDLYVGILKGFIFGVIVSAISCSHGLRTSGGAIGVGRATRESVVTSFLMVIFTGYMITALLYRD; this is encoded by the coding sequence ATGACCGAACCTATTAAAGAAAAACTCACCGAATTTTTCTACGCGAGTGGTTTTACGATCCTTCTGGTATATGAGAGTATTTTAAACCTGCCGCACAGTTTTTTCAAAAGAAAAGAAATCCTGGATCAGATGTACATTACAGGAGTTGGAAGTATCTCCGTGGTTTCAATCGTCGCCATTTTTACCGGAATGATCATGTCGCTTAATACAGGACTTGGATTAAAGGACTTCGGAGCCGAAGGTCAGATTGGTCTTTTGATGACGATCACTCTTACGAGAGAAATGTCCCCGTTTATGACCGCCTTGATTCTAGCGGCCTCAATCGGCTCTGCGATGGCGGCGGAAATCGGAACGATGAAAATTTCCGAAGAAATAGATGCTCTCGAAGTTATGTCTATAGATCCGGTGCGTTATTTGATCTTTCCGAGAATTTTAGGTTTTTCCATCATGGTGCCTGTTTTATGCGTTTACTCCACCATTTTAGGAATATTAGGCGGGGCGATCGTGGGTTATTTCCAACTTGGAATTGATTATTTTACTTATTTCCGCGATGTATTCGACAGAGTCTCTTCAATTCCGGGTTTAAAAGATTTGTACGTGGGAATTCTAAAAGGTTTTATATTCGGAGTCATCGTTTCCGCCATCTCTTGTTCCCACGGACTTAGAACTTCCGGCGGAGCAATCGGAGTTGGTCGCGCCACGAGAGAATCCGTAGTGACTTCGTTTTTGATGGTGATTTTTACGGGTTATATGATCACCGCTCTACTTTACAGAGATTGA
- a CDS encoding ABC transporter ATP-binding protein: MEQFAIELKNVHKSFGKRKILSGMNLHVKKGETLVILGPSGTGKSVTLKHITGLLEPDVGDCFIFGESISRVSLNVKKKLRARMGVLFQSGALINWLTVFDNVALPLREHKLASKEKIQEIVMQKLKLVDMIIAKDNFPNDISGGMKKRVGIARAITTNPEIILYDEPTSGLDPVMSNVINELVLKIQKETGAAQVVVTHDMSSAYMIADRISFVYKGKIVFTGTPEELQNSDNELIQQFIQGKTTGPMILESK; encoded by the coding sequence ATGGAACAATTTGCAATCGAACTCAAAAACGTACATAAATCTTTCGGAAAAAGAAAGATTCTCTCGGGCATGAACCTTCATGTAAAAAAAGGAGAAACACTCGTGATACTCGGACCTTCCGGAACGGGAAAATCAGTCACTCTCAAACATATCACCGGACTTTTGGAACCAGATGTGGGAGATTGTTTTATTTTCGGAGAGAGTATTTCCCGGGTCAGTCTCAATGTAAAAAAGAAACTTAGAGCGAGGATGGGAGTTCTGTTTCAATCCGGCGCACTCATCAACTGGTTAACCGTATTCGACAACGTGGCACTTCCCCTGAGAGAACATAAATTGGCCTCAAAAGAAAAGATTCAAGAAATAGTAATGCAAAAATTGAAATTAGTGGACATGATAATCGCTAAGGACAATTTCCCGAATGATATCTCCGGTGGTATGAAAAAAAGAGTGGGTATCGCAAGGGCAATTACGACTAATCCCGAAATCATCCTTTACGACGAGCCTACTTCGGGATTAGATCCCGTGATGTCTAATGTGATCAACGAATTAGTTCTCAAAATTCAAAAAGAAACCGGAGCCGCACAAGTCGTAGTTACACACGATATGTCCAGCGCTTATATGATTGCAGATCGTATCAGCTTTGTTTATAAAGGGAAGATCGTATTTACGGGAACGCCGGAAGAACTCCAGAATTCGGACAACGAACTGATCCAACAATTCATTCAAGGAAAAACGACCGGTCCGATGATTCTGGAATCGAAGTAA
- the mce gene encoding mammalian cell entry protein Mce — protein sequence MSSLRYLLVGVIFTVAIAVVGYFTIITEGGPVKKRGEFMKVTFRNAEGIKIGNKVTVQGVPFGYISAIRLIQIDENGAEVSAGETGIGTRVEITMLLREKIQLYNNYDIIIKNESLLTGRVISIDPGTMDPESERLKTRSTPVTMIDYKAAGTLKGRVLQDPLVSLSELISENRGDIRKTFSNIADITTKINTGDGSLGRLINNDDVHKNVNTVLTDAQIVLRELREGLEDTREQAPVTSFIRAALSAF from the coding sequence ATGAGTTCGTTGCGTTACCTACTCGTTGGGGTTATTTTTACGGTAGCCATCGCCGTGGTCGGTTATTTTACGATCATTACCGAAGGTGGCCCTGTAAAAAAAAGAGGAGAATTTATGAAAGTAACCTTCCGAAATGCGGAAGGAATCAAAATCGGAAATAAGGTGACCGTGCAAGGTGTTCCTTTCGGTTATATCTCTGCGATTCGTCTCATACAAATCGACGAAAACGGAGCTGAGGTCTCGGCAGGAGAAACCGGAATCGGAACCAGAGTAGAAATCACGATGCTTCTCAGAGAGAAAATACAACTCTACAATAACTACGATATCATTATCAAAAACGAAAGCCTTTTGACTGGGCGTGTAATTTCCATTGATCCCGGAACCATGGACCCCGAATCAGAACGACTGAAAACCAGATCCACACCCGTAACTATGATCGATTACAAGGCAGCAGGAACGCTCAAAGGTCGCGTTTTACAAGATCCTCTCGTGAGTTTGTCAGAGCTGATTTCCGAAAACAGAGGCGATATTCGTAAGACATTTTCAAATATCGCGGATATTACGACTAAAATAAACACAGGCGATGGAAGTTTGGGTCGACTTATCAACAATGACGACGTCCATAAAAACGTAAACACGGTTCTAACAGACGCACAAATCGTGCTTCGCGAACTTAGGGAAGGACTTGAAGACACAAGAGAACAAGCCCCGGTCACAAGCTTCATTCGAGCTGCCTTAAGCGCTTTTTAA
- a CDS encoding NAD(P)-dependent oxidoreductase yields MPTKKHTISIIGTGIMGRGIASNLAKANQNLKLYARNTLKIADLISDNVQIFNSPMEAAKNTDIVVLCLTEDTVVEKEVITSGLLETKPPIILDCGTTSLSMTFRLAKLCSAKQIRFYDSPMTGSKNAARDGQILFMIGAEKKEIEDIQFFFELCGKNTEYCGALGSGQKAKLALNMIQAGIFQIYMEGFELAKNSGIEPEILKDILLGSAAKSGIAEFKFPFVFSRNYETHFSLKNMRKDVYHAMELAKENKTNLSLCQNLPAIYDSGMNAGFGENDFCSLNEVTAKIHPPKSENP; encoded by the coding sequence ATGCCAACAAAGAAACATACAATATCCATCATCGGAACCGGAATCATGGGTAGGGGCATAGCATCCAATCTTGCAAAAGCCAATCAAAATCTAAAACTCTACGCAAGAAACACGCTCAAAATCGCAGATTTGATAAGCGACAACGTTCAGATCTTCAATTCTCCCATGGAAGCGGCCAAAAACACAGATATAGTTGTATTATGTCTGACCGAAGACACAGTCGTTGAAAAAGAAGTTATCACATCCGGACTTTTAGAGACAAAACCTCCAATCATCCTAGACTGCGGAACCACTTCCCTTTCCATGACTTTCAGACTTGCGAAACTATGTTCGGCAAAACAAATTCGCTTTTACGATTCTCCGATGACCGGTTCCAAAAACGCGGCGAGAGACGGACAAATTCTTTTTATGATCGGAGCCGAAAAGAAGGAAATTGAAGATATTCAATTCTTCTTCGAACTTTGTGGAAAGAATACGGAATACTGCGGCGCTTTAGGAAGTGGTCAAAAGGCTAAACTTGCTCTCAATATGATTCAAGCGGGAATTTTTCAAATTTATATGGAAGGTTTCGAACTCGCAAAAAATTCAGGGATAGAACCAGAAATCCTAAAAGATATTCTTCTTGGATCCGCTGCAAAATCAGGAATCGCCGAATTTAAGTTTCCCTTCGTATTCTCAAGAAACTATGAAACTCATTTTTCTTTGAAAAATATGAGAAAGGACGTCTATCACGCAATGGAACTCGCAAAAGAAAATAAGACGAACCTTTCTCTTTGTCAAAATCTTCCCGCGATTTACGACTCGGGAATGAATGCTGGTTTTGGAGAAAACGACTTCTGTAGCTTAAACGAGGTCACAGCGAAGATCCATCCTCCCAAATCAGAGAATCCGTAA
- a CDS encoding GDYXXLXY domain-containing protein has translation MKLLKLFLPVALFLPIVFFGWEIVTLEFSKSSGNELILPITGYDPRDLLAGHYLRYDILYQSDSICQNLNRNSYNKSDSNQRHCVCYPHFGKIKEGEGAFIKDCNPDILKDKKACRLHLRGTCQYGRFKIGNERFYVNEEKAMEYETRLRKENVHIRLKVDSEGTAITDSLIWEDGSSL, from the coding sequence ATGAAACTCCTCAAACTGTTTCTTCCGGTTGCATTGTTCCTTCCGATCGTGTTCTTCGGTTGGGAGATCGTAACTCTTGAATTTTCAAAGAGTTCGGGAAACGAACTGATTCTTCCCATTACCGGATATGATCCGAGAGATCTTCTTGCGGGACATTATCTGCGTTATGACATCTTGTATCAATCGGATTCTATCTGCCAAAATCTGAATAGGAATTCCTATAATAAATCCGACTCGAATCAACGACACTGTGTTTGTTATCCTCATTTCGGAAAAATAAAAGAAGGAGAAGGGGCTTTTATAAAGGATTGTAATCCGGATATACTGAAGGATAAAAAGGCATGTAGATTGCATTTACGTGGAACCTGTCAATATGGAAGATTCAAAATTGGCAACGAACGTTTTTATGTGAACGAAGAAAAAGCAATGGAATATGAAACGCGACTACGAAAAGAGAATGTGCATATTCGTTTAAAAGTCGACTCCGAAGGAACGGCGATTACGGATTCTCTGATTTGGGAGGATGGATCTTCGCTGTGA
- a CDS encoding DUF2157 domain-containing protein — protein MRLEQKLKRWVEAGLIRSEQSEAILNFEETRKTPYLYYSFIILGVIVIGIGVVAIIAANWEEIHDFVKLGAGLSILALIAGLALWKRENPNLLTVFILLESILILGMIGLVSQVYHLEGKYYEAAKLWCILTFLFLIATDSKTLIYLWLIGFQIAVTGWIFEQIEHRGGHEWGYYWNTYYYYSVVGFTGIWLAAEKFTLESRRATLFFWAVLFFIAGTFFRGFFQDWNNDSYSPSENLGYFGYTTDFPWLMVGLRLFVLAPLFYLLFYNTEISSNQKKSLSVSLFLLFLLYFPHPFRYVLADDSIGSYVWNYFVRLLPSFLFILFWLGIASSFRDHKRIFDLSLAIVGIRFLYFYFDLLGTLTYTGFGLIVSGLLIIGLTIGYLKYKSKVRILLGGEE, from the coding sequence ATGCGCTTGGAACAGAAACTAAAACGATGGGTGGAAGCGGGATTGATTCGCTCCGAACAATCGGAAGCGATCTTAAACTTCGAAGAAACCCGTAAGACCCCGTATCTCTACTATTCGTTTATCATTTTAGGTGTGATCGTCATCGGCATCGGTGTCGTCGCAATCATTGCCGCCAATTGGGAAGAAATTCATGATTTCGTAAAGTTAGGTGCAGGTCTGAGCATCCTCGCACTTATCGCCGGGCTTGCGCTTTGGAAACGGGAAAATCCTAATTTGCTGACTGTTTTTATCCTCCTCGAATCGATTTTGATCCTAGGGATGATCGGACTTGTGTCGCAGGTTTATCACTTGGAAGGCAAGTATTACGAAGCAGCAAAACTTTGGTGTATTCTTACTTTTTTATTTTTGATTGCAACCGATTCCAAAACTCTAATATACCTTTGGTTGATCGGATTTCAGATTGCGGTTACGGGATGGATCTTTGAGCAAATCGAGCATCGAGGGGGGCACGAGTGGGGATATTATTGGAATACCTACTATTATTATTCGGTCGTAGGCTTTACCGGAATTTGGTTGGCTGCGGAAAAATTCACCTTAGAGTCCAGAAGAGCTACTTTGTTTTTTTGGGCTGTATTGTTTTTTATCGCCGGGACTTTTTTCCGGGGATTTTTCCAGGATTGGAATAATGATTCTTATAGCCCTTCGGAAAATTTAGGGTATTTCGGTTATACGACGGATTTTCCTTGGCTGATGGTGGGACTTAGGTTATTTGTTTTGGCTCCTCTTTTTTATCTTCTATTCTACAATACGGAAATTTCCTCAAATCAGAAGAAATCTTTGAGTGTAAGTTTATTTTTACTATTCTTATTGTATTTTCCACATCCGTTTCGGTACGTTTTGGCCGATGATTCGATCGGATCTTATGTTTGGAATTATTTCGTGAGGTTATTGCCTTCTTTTTTGTTTATTCTTTTTTGGTTGGGAATCGCCTCCTCGTTTCGAGATCACAAAAGAATATTCGATCTTTCTTTGGCGATTGTAGGAATTCGATTCTTATATTTTTATTTCGATCTACTCGGAACTTTGACTTACACAGGATTCGGACTTATCGTTTCCGGACTGCTCATTATAGGACTTACGATCGGATACTTGAAATACAAATCTAAGGTGAGAATTTTATTGGGAGGTGAAGAATGA
- a CDS encoding M48 family metalloprotease, whose product MSSMKSFFSKIFLLSTFFLFSACDAIIDSAVPIELDLQIGKSFLENAKDGKEGMHILKDVVLEKYVKSVADRILKSDQIQYKKEFPYKISILDDDDTINAVCTPGGYIFVYTGLLKLIQNEATLAAILAHEIAHAEKRHSVKQIISSLGIYFTIYIALTIFLGSDAANLINLGSRVGGEILTLANSRSAEAEADAMSFEYLKSTKYYPGALESFFVLIEKKEKEEGGSRSEKRMIQFLSTHPLNDERISENRKRLESIGNLQATPENLYTERYQAVMKRAFGEEY is encoded by the coding sequence ATGTCTTCGATGAAAAGTTTTTTTTCGAAGATATTTTTACTTTCTACCTTCTTTTTGTTTTCCGCATGTGACGCCATCATTGATTCTGCAGTGCCTATCGAATTGGATCTACAGATCGGAAAGTCGTTTTTAGAAAACGCAAAAGACGGAAAAGAAGGAATGCATATTCTAAAGGACGTTGTCCTTGAAAAATACGTTAAGTCCGTTGCAGACCGGATTCTAAAATCGGATCAGATTCAGTACAAAAAAGAATTTCCCTATAAAATCTCTATCTTGGACGACGATGATACGATCAATGCAGTTTGCACTCCCGGCGGTTATATCTTTGTCTACACAGGATTATTGAAGCTCATCCAGAACGAAGCTACATTAGCGGCAATCCTTGCACATGAAATTGCGCACGCGGAAAAAAGGCATTCTGTAAAACAAATCATCAGTTCTTTGGGGATCTATTTTACGATCTATATCGCTCTGACGATTTTTCTGGGATCGGACGCGGCTAATCTCATCAATCTGGGATCAAGGGTAGGAGGAGAGATTCTCACTTTGGCCAACAGTCGTTCCGCCGAAGCGGAAGCAGACGCAATGAGTTTTGAATATTTGAAATCCACGAAATACTATCCGGGCGCTCTGGAATCTTTTTTCGTTCTCATTGAAAAAAAGGAAAAGGAAGAAGGAGGAAGCCGCTCTGAAAAGCGGATGATTCAATTCCTTTCCACACACCCCTTGAACGATGAACGAATCTCAGAAAACAGAAAACGTCTGGAAAGTATCGGAAATCTCCAAGCGACCCCCGAAAATCTTTATACGGAACGTTATCAAGCCGTTATGAAGCGTGCGTTTGGAGAGGAATACTGA